In Alteromonas macleodii, the sequence TTCGGTCAAGGTGTTTAGGCGTCTTCACCAACATATAAAATACCTCATAAGCTATCTTTCAAAGAATTATATGCCACACAAGCCCATTATTCAGCAGATAGTTCGTTTTTTTATGGCGTATACTCGCTAAATATGTTTACGGGCTTTCAAGACCGATTGCTACGAAACAAAGTTCAACCAGAGCCACATAGAAGCTCGTTATAAAATTGAGGACGATACATGTTAGTTGGTGTACCAAAAGAAATTAAGAACCACGAATATCGTGTTGGCTTGACGCCAGCAGCAGTAAAAGAATTTGTTACTCACGGTCATAGTGTTCTTGTTGAAACTAATGCTGGTGATGCTATCGGTTTCACTGACGAAATGTATGTAGATGCTGGTGCTGCGATTGCACCTACTGCTGAGCAAGTGTTTGCTGAAGCGGAAATGATTGTAAAAGTGAAAGAGCCTCAACCAAACGAATGTAAAATGCTTCGTAAGGGACAAACGCTTTATACTTACCTTCATTTAGCCCCAGATCCTACTCAAACTAAGTTATTAGTTGAGTCAGGCGCTACCTGCATTGCTTATGAAACAGTAACTGACGACCGTGGTGGGCTTCCACTACTTGCACCAATGAGTGAAGTAGCGGGCCGTATGTCAGTGCAAGCGGGCGCGCATTATCTAGAAAAAGCGCATGGCGGCAGCGGCACCCTTCTTGGTGGTGTACCTGGCGTAGCACCAGGCAAAGTTCTGGTAATTGGTGGTGGTGTTGTAGGAACTAACGCAGCGAAAATGGCACTTGGCCTTGGCGCTGATGTAACCATTTTAGACCGTTCACTTCCGCGTCTTCGCCAGCTTGATGATATCTTTAATGGCCAAGTTAAAACAGTTTACTCTACCGTTGATGCAATCGAGCAATACTCTTCTGAAGCAGACCTTGTTGTTGGTGCAGTACTTATTCCTGGCGCAGCAGCACCTAAACTACTTACTCGTGAACAAATTAAAGCGATGAAGCCGGGCTCTGTGCTTGTAGATGTTGCTATTGACCAAGGTGGCTGTTTTGAAACTTCTAAAGCCACTACGCACCAAGACCCAGTTTACGTTGTCGATGACGTAGTTCACTACTGTGTAGCTAACATGCCAGGCGGTGTTGCACGTACTTCTACTATGGCGCTTAACAATGCGACCTTGCCATTTGGTTTGGCTCTGGCAAACAAAGGCCCAGCCAAAGCTATGTTAGAAGACAAGCACCTGCTAAACGGCTTAAACGTTCACGAAGGTAAAGTAACCTATAAAGCGGTTGTTGATGCACTAGGTGAAGAACTAGGTTTAACCTATACGCCAGCTGAAGTAGCGCTTAAAGGCGAATAAGGTTTTTCGATTATTCCCAGAGCGTTCGAGCGCTTTGGTGAATAAAAAGCCTTAGATAATGGCATAAGAAAAAAAGCTCGGTATGTGAATACCACATCCGAGCTTTTTTGTATCTGATAACTTAGTGACGAGATAAACTTAACTTTTATTGCTTTAACACTTTGATTCCAAGATATCCTGGTAGCGCTTTCAGTGCGTAACTCACCCTGTATCAAGCCAAATAACTAAGCGTACAAAAGGTTTCTTAAGTCGCGCTAACCGTTTATAGAAGTGTTTACAGTTTTTAATACAGCAATCGGGTCATCTGCTTTGGTAATAGGCCGTCCCATTACCAAATAACTCACGCCCGCTTTCATTGCATCAGGTGGGGTCATTACACGTTTTTGATCGCCGGCGTCTGCGCCTACTGGACGAATACCTGGCGTAACTAACAAAAAGTTCTCACTGTGTTTTTCGCGCAACGCACTGGCCTCTTGCGCTGAACAGACGATGCCGTCCAACCCTGCTTTTTCTGTTAGCGCTGCTAAACGCAATACTTGTTGTTCAGGTGTTACACCGCTTACCACATCTGCAAGCTGTGCCTCGTCCATGCTGGTAAGTACGGTAACCGCAATAAGCTTAGTTTGAGGATTACTGCTTGTTGCAATGGCTTCCTTCGCCGCTTGCATCATAGGTAGGCCGCCCGAAGCATGTACGTTTACCATCCATACACCCAGTTCCGCCGCTGCTTTGCACGCTTTCGCAACCGTATTTGGAATATCGTGGAATTTTAAATCTAGGAAAACATCAAAACCTTTGGCAATAAGCGCTTTTACAAATTCCGGCCCGAATAAGGTGAACATCTCCTTGCCCACTTTTAACTTGCACAAGCTTGAATCTAATTTGTCAACAAACGCCAATGCAGTGTCTTTATTGTCATAGTCTAATGCAACAATAACGCGTGGGTCATGCATGTTCTTTTATTCTCCGTCTAGCCCTTTGATAGGTTTTACTACGCCCCACTTTTTACAGCTAGGGCATAACCAATATAATTTTCGTCCAGAAAAGCCACAGCTGCCACAGCGATATTTAGGGCGCTGCAACATTTGCTTTTCTACTAACTCTTTAAGTAAACGTAAGCTATCAGCCGTGGTTTTATCTGAAAGCTGGTCAATATAAAGCCCCATAAGGGTTTTAAAGCCGCGCATGGTTGGACGTTTGCGAAGCTGTTCTAATAGGTATTCTGCGGCTTGCGCTGTTTCACCGCGTTTCATCAAAACATCAACCATGGCCAGGTAAGATGTAGCGCACTCTTGCCAGTGTGCTTCTAAGTTTTTCTGGAAACTATCCCAGTCGTCGGTTTCTTCGGCAATTTTTTCAAGGCTTGGTACGGCTTCGCTGAACCAATTAATATCGCGCTCTGCGACTTGCGTAAAATAGGCATTCGCGTCAGTGAAGCGTTTTTGATTAAGCGCAATATCACCTAACATTAGCCACGGTCTAACCGCATGCTCATCTGCATTAACTGCTTTCTGTAACAGGGTTAACGCTGCTCCCTGACTCTCGTTCTTTAACTCAACGGCTGCTTGCTCACAATAAAAGTGGGCAAGGCGTTCGCACAGTTCATCATTATCGCCATGACACTGCACCATGCGCTCAGCTAATTCTATTGCTCTTTCCCATTCTTTCGTGGTTTGATAGATGCTAAACAGCTGCTGCTGAGCAACTAGGTAATGTTTTTCACTGTTTAAAAGTTGAAGAAATGCGTTTTCTGCGCGCTCTAAAAAGCCCGCTTGCGTATAGTCGTGACCGAGTTCTCGAAGCGCATTTTCTCTTTGCGCTGGTTGTAGTTCGTCGCGACTAACCAAGTTTTGATGAACTTTAATAGCCCGGTCTATTTCCCCGCGATGACGGAAAAAACTGCCCATTGCAATATGGGTTTCAACCGTGTCGCTATTCACGTTAATCATTTTGATTAACGTATCAACGGCCTTATCCGGCTGGTCTGAAAGAAGGAAGTTCAGGCCTTTATAATAATGCTTAGATAGGATGCTTGACTGTTTTCGCTGCGCTTGACGGACACTATTGCGCCCCATTATCCAACCATACCCTGCCGCAACAGGTAAAAGTAGAAACAGCAGTTCGAGCATTAGTGGTCTTGTTCCAAACTCTGTATTTTCGATTTAGCAGACATCAACTGAACCCGTAATTTAAGCCAGCTCATAAGCATTATTAATATTCCTATGCCCACGCCTATAGACAGCGTTATCGCTATTAACGTTGATAAACGCAGATTCGCCTGAGCAATTAAATAATTAACTGTTACTTGCGCTTCATTTTGAGAGCCAATAACAAACGCGATGGCAAGAAGCACCAAAATGATGAGAAACGTTAGGATCCCTTTCAACACTCAACCCTTTTTTATTGATTTATTTACAAGAATAGCAAAATGCGAAAAGAGATAACACAAAAAGCGTATTGGAAATTTTAAGCCGCGCCTTCACCGTCGAGTTCATGGCGCTGGGGTTTTGCTATCAGGTTTTCTACCACTAAGTCATGATGAAGTGCCGACATATTTGTTATAAAAATGCAGTGTGTGTAGCCCGCCTGCATGGTTTCAAGCTTGTCATACATGGCTTTGTCTAGCTTAGAAAGCTGTGCTAGTCGCTTTTTGGTTAACGGCGTAATAGCTCCGTGACAGCGTACTGCGGTAACGTCAGTAGCACTTAGCTGTATTTTTTCCTCATCCAACTGAGTTTTGATTTGTGTGCGAAGTTTAGAGAACAAGAAGTCTCGTTCTTTGATGTACACTAAACGGCTGTCGCTCTTTCTCACACAATGGACTACTAATGCTTGTTCAGAGGTTTCTTTAAACATGGCTTCTAATATTTGGGATTTAGGCTTTGCCTGGCCCTTGTCTGCAA encodes:
- the lapB gene encoding lipopolysaccharide assembly protein LapB, producing the protein MLELLFLLLPVAAGYGWIMGRNSVRQAQRKQSSILSKHYYKGLNFLLSDQPDKAVDTLIKMINVNSDTVETHIAMGSFFRHRGEIDRAIKVHQNLVSRDELQPAQRENALRELGHDYTQAGFLERAENAFLQLLNSEKHYLVAQQQLFSIYQTTKEWERAIELAERMVQCHGDNDELCERLAHFYCEQAAVELKNESQGAALTLLQKAVNADEHAVRPWLMLGDIALNQKRFTDANAYFTQVAERDINWFSEAVPSLEKIAEETDDWDSFQKNLEAHWQECATSYLAMVDVLMKRGETAQAAEYLLEQLRKRPTMRGFKTLMGLYIDQLSDKTTADSLRLLKELVEKQMLQRPKYRCGSCGFSGRKLYWLCPSCKKWGVVKPIKGLDGE
- the pyrF gene encoding orotidine-5'-phosphate decarboxylase, coding for MHDPRVIVALDYDNKDTALAFVDKLDSSLCKLKVGKEMFTLFGPEFVKALIAKGFDVFLDLKFHDIPNTVAKACKAAAELGVWMVNVHASGGLPMMQAAKEAIATSSNPQTKLIAVTVLTSMDEAQLADVVSGVTPEQQVLRLAALTEKAGLDGIVCSAQEASALREKHSENFLLVTPGIRPVGADAGDQKRVMTPPDAMKAGVSYLVMGRPITKADDPIAVLKTVNTSING
- a CDS encoding LapA family protein encodes the protein MKGILTFLIILVLLAIAFVIGSQNEAQVTVNYLIAQANLRLSTLIAITLSIGVGIGILIMLMSWLKLRVQLMSAKSKIQSLEQDH
- the ald gene encoding alanine dehydrogenase translates to MLVGVPKEIKNHEYRVGLTPAAVKEFVTHGHSVLVETNAGDAIGFTDEMYVDAGAAIAPTAEQVFAEAEMIVKVKEPQPNECKMLRKGQTLYTYLHLAPDPTQTKLLVESGATCIAYETVTDDRGGLPLLAPMSEVAGRMSVQAGAHYLEKAHGGSGTLLGGVPGVAPGKVLVIGGGVVGTNAAKMALGLGADVTILDRSLPRLRQLDDIFNGQVKTVYSTVDAIEQYSSEADLVVGAVLIPGAAAPKLLTREQIKAMKPGSVLVDVAIDQGGCFETSKATTHQDPVYVVDDVVHYCVANMPGGVARTSTMALNNATLPFGLALANKGPAKAMLEDKHLLNGLNVHEGKVTYKAVVDALGEELGLTYTPAEVALKGE